The Eublepharis macularius isolate TG4126 chromosome 8, MPM_Emac_v1.0, whole genome shotgun sequence genome contains a region encoding:
- the TRMT10B gene encoding tRNA methyltransferase 10 homolog B has translation MAAQRSEARLGGEAARMPSSPGPLPTPARKADGVEGEGEGRARSCAGRRLGAQGSYRARLGMRPQKQREDLTTLGSEIQFLLVEEPSAVHCFVFIHPSGEISLQGHKEMMTYPECETEESACGDRCDRQQDDGLAFQEDGEDLWDAFGLLQIDVGCESIRSQFPGNETGCSRNVLRKQRNWEKIISAKKRKRKHERERRRAKLAEEKDLPPQLSKRHLKGITSERLLRAKETGPRLCVDLSLTTHMTRKEISRLAAQIRRLYGSNKKAQKPFWIYLTGFVKKSPIAEECLRMNDGFSNYIIDVMPESYLDLFPLETIVYLTPDAENALEEVEPHKVYILGGLVDESIQKRLTFQSAKERHLQMARLPIQEYMVKKLNAKNYHSTTLAINQVFVALSTYYETKSWAEALKAAVSPGKGYILRDTTP, from the exons ATGGCTGCGCAGCGAAGTGAGGCGAGGCTAGGAGGCGAGGCGGCGCGCATGCCCAGCTCGCCCGGCCCCTTGCCGACGCCCGCCAGAAAAGCGGACGGGgtggagggagaaggggaaggcCGGGCCCGGAGCTGCGCAGGGAGGCGGCTCGGGGCGCAAGGCAGTTACCGCGCTCGCTTGGGGATGCGGCCGCAG AAGCAACGTGAGGATTTAACGACTCTGGGATCTGAAATCCAGTTCCTGCTGGTAGAAGAGCCGAGTGCAGTTCATTGCTTCGTTTTCATTCATCCTTCAGGAGAA atCAGCCTACAAGGGCATAAAGAAATGATGACCTACCCTGAATGCGAAACTGAGGAAAGTGCCTGCGGAGACCGGTGTGATCGCCAGCAGGACGATGGGCTCGCTTTCCAGGAAGATGGAGAAGACCTCTGGGATGCTTTTGGGCTCCTGCAGATTGACGTGGGCTGTGAAAGCATCAGGAGCCAGTTCCCAGGCAACGAGACTGGGTGTTCG agaaatgttttaagaaagcagagaaactggGAGAAGATCATTTCAGCAAAGAAGAGGAAACGGAAACATGAGCGAGAACGGCGAAGAGCCAAGCTTGCTGAAGAAAAAG ATCTGCCCCCCCAACTCAGTAAGCGACATTTAAAAGGGATTACAAGCGAGCGCCTCCTAAGAGCCAAGGAAACAGGCCCTCGGCTGTGTGTTGACCTGAGTTTGACCACTCACATGACTAGAAAG GAAATAAGCCGTCTGGCTGCTCAGATAAGAAGGCTGTATGGATCTAACAAGAAAGCCCAGAAGCCCTTTTGgatatacctcacagggtttgtgaaAAAGAGTCCAATTGCCGAAGAGTGCCTAAGGATGAACGATGGATTTAGTAACTACATT aTTGATGTTATGCCTGAAAGTTATCTTGATCTGTTTCCGTTAGAAACAATTGTTTATCTCACTCCAGATGCTGAGAATG CTCTGGAAGAAGTTGAGCCACACAAAGTATATATCCTCGGTGGGCTGGTGGATGAAAGCATTCAGAAG AGACTGACCTTCCAAAGTGCCAAAGAACGACATCTACAGATGGCACGACTACCAATCCAAGAGTATATGGTAAAGAAACTCAATGCCAAAAACTATCACTCGACAACTCTGGCAATCAACCAAG TATTTGTTGCCTTATCAACATATTACGAAACCAAGAGCTGGGCAGAGGCTCTTAAAGCTGCAGTTTCTCCTGGGAAAGGATACATCCTTCGAGACACAACTCCGTGA
- the LOC129334650 gene encoding uncharacterized protein LOC129334650, whose amino-acid sequence MLGRLLGSLRPFRRPGCASHLPLRVSGSIWERPPMVALNRASSTESGDPPRPVGRYPIPNKKDLPYDIVELMEEVEVKTGFLPNVFKTMAHRPAEFRSFFAYYNAIMNKETGNLTKADKELIIVATSIVNRCPYCVVAHGALHRIYSKKPTLADQVTVNWRMAELSDRELAMLEFALAVCHAENISEEHFQKLEAHGFDREDAWDIGAISAFFAMSNRIAHFIDLRPNPEFYTMGRIPREKEKTASS is encoded by the exons ATGCTGGGACGTCTCCTGGGCAGTCTCCGGCCGTTCCGCCGGCCCGGCTGCGCGTCC CATCTGCCTCTCAGAGTGTCCGGGAGCATTTGGGAAAGACCCCCAATGGTAGCCTTGAACCGTGCTTCCAGCACAGAAAGCGGAGACCCCCCCAGGCCAGTTGGGCGATACCCAATTCCAAACAAGAAAGATTTGCCCTATGATATCGTGGAGCTCATGGAGGAAGTAGAAGTAAAG ACTGGATTTTTGCCCAATGTATTTAAGACAATGGCTCATCGGCCAGCAGAATTCAGATCATTCTTTGCTTACTACAATGCCATTATGAACAAGGAGACGG GAAACCTAACCAAGGCTGACAAAGAGCTTATCATAGTGGCCACGAGTATTGTTAACCGGTGTCCCTACTGTGTGGTTGCCCATGGTGCCTTGCATCGAATATACTCTAAGAAACCAACTCTAGCTGATCAG GTCACAGTAAACTGGAGAATGGCTGAACTAAGTGATCGAGAGCTGGCTATGCTGGAGTTTGCCCTTGCAGTCTGCCATGCAGAGAACATCTCCGAAGAGCACTTTCAGAAGCTAGAGGCACATGGGTTTGACCGGGAAGATGCTTGGGATATTGGCGCCATTTCAGCCTTCTTTGCCATGTCCAACCGCATAGCTCACTTCATAGATCTACGCCCCAACCCGGAATTCTACACCATGGGAAGGATaccaagagaaaaagagaagacgGCATCCTCTTAA